The Lepidochelys kempii isolate rLepKem1 chromosome 2, rLepKem1.hap2, whole genome shotgun sequence genomic interval CTCTTGCGTTGCAAACATGCACATCTAGCAATGATGAGTGCTCCAGGCCTGCTGTAAAGCTCTGTGTTTATTGttgtccccttcccttcccctgcctcctttGCCCAGCTTGGAGGAGGGTTTAAAGGCAGGTGCGTTGAGGCTGCTCGCCATGTCCAGATCCGGGGACAGGACCTCCACCTTCGACCCCAGCCACAGCGACAACCTGCTGCATGGCCTCAACCTGCTGTGGAGGAAGCAGCTCTTCTGCGACGTGACCCTGACGGCCCAGGGCCAGCAGTTCCACTGCCACAAGGCCGTGCTGGCCTCCTGCTCCCAGTACTTCCGATCCCTCTTCTCCAGCAGCGGCGGTGGCGGCCACCCCCAACCCCTGGCGCTGGGGCCGGGCGCTCAGGACGGGCTGGGCCTGGGGGCACCCcccaaggagcagcagcaggaggagccgggcaccccttcttcctcccccgAGGACAAGCTGCTGGCCAGTCCCAGAGCCATCAACAACCTGGTGTTGCAAGGCTGCTCGTCCATCGGGCTGCGCCTGGTGCTGGAGTACCTGTACACGGCCAACGTGACCCTGTCCCTGGACACGGTGGAGGAGGTGCTGTCGGTCAGCAAGATCCTGCACATCCCGCAGGTCACCAAGCTGTGCGTGCAGTTCCTCAACGACCAGATCTCGGTGCAGAACTACAAGCAGGTGTGCAAGATCGCCGCCCTGCACGGCCTGGAGGAGACCAAGAAGCTGGCCAACAAGTACCTGGTGGAGGACGTGCTGCTGCTCAACTTCGAGGAGATGCGCGCCCTGCTCGACTCGCTGCCTCCCCCTGTGGAATCGGAGCTGGCGCTCTTCCAAATGTCCGTGCTCTGGCTGGAGCACGACCGGGAGACCCGCATGCAATACGCCCCGGACCTCATGAAGCGGCTCCGCTTCGCCCTCATTCCGGCCCCGGAGCTGGTGGAGCGGGTCCAGTCCGTGGATTTCATGCGCACCGATCCCGTctgccagaagctgctgctggaCGCCATGAACTACCACCTGATGCCCTTCAGGCAGCACTGCAGGCAGAGCCTGGCCAGCAGGTAAGGAAGGGGGAGCTGGGGAAGCTGAATGGAGGACAgtggctggcaggtgggagggggtgatTCAGCCACGAACTTAGTGGTTTTCAGTAAATGCCTGGAGGGGTAAAAGTTGAGTTCAACCTGAAAAGATCCAACAAAGGAAGAGAGGTGGGGTGAGGGGCATGCAGCGGGGAGGAGGGAGCCCCCTCTAGCACACCCACACactgagctgggggcggggggcagacaCAGCCACAGGTATCGGATATAAAACCCACAAGCGCATTAGAAAAATGCCAAGTCTGTTACACCCGAAAGGAACAAAAACGTGGGTAGTGTTGTTGACCCATTAGTTATGATCTGTGCGGTCAGTTTGATATGGAGTGATTGTGCTGTGCAGCTAACGTTTCTAGAAGGTTTTGCTATAGCCCTAGCTAGCTGTACCTCTTTGTAATATTTTAACCTACCTTCGACTCCGGAAAAGGACTTTTGATTAATGAAGTGTCACATGTCTTCAGTGTCATCTTGTTTAGTACAACCCAGACAAAGATGGACATGAACGATTGCGGTGCTACccttttcccccagccctgccaaacAAACTTTGTTTTGTTCCCTCCCCTTTTCTCAGTGATCAGAGAAGTTGCTTTGATGCCGAAGTTGATGCTGATCTGTCTAATATCTGAGAGCAAAATGCTTCtgtcttttaaaatctctccattCATTTATGAAGCTAGGACACGTCTGACCGGAAACTGACTAGGGTAAAGAGAGGGAGGGGGTAATTTCTCACTGCATACCACTGTCAGTACTGGGTGGTTGGAAATACAGCAAAGTGGAAAAGATACTATGCTGTTTTCCAGACACTACAACACCGTATAGTTTGGTATTTACAAAACTATTTTTAGAGGTGTGTATTGCAAACAGGATTACGATTTAGTAGCTGCCTCTTAAAATATAATGTGGGAAGAAGACTGTATGGGCAAACAGCCATGATTTACTAGCATCAGTTTTAAATCCTATTATGAGCTCCCAGGGCTGTTTGCATTAGGAGTTAGTATCTTGTCAGCTTCCCATCTTTCTATTGTGGTAATCACCACAACTCCATAAGATATCACGCCTAATCCATAGCCTTAAAGTGTAAAGGTTAGATTTGACTGTGCATGTAAAGATTCATAACTTGAGAACTTCTTGTAATTATTATAGGCCATTTCCCCCCAATTCTATCTCTTTAAAGAAGGGGATGCATCTTCAGTACAATACAATACATATATTTAAATCCCATTAATTGATTTTTGTAAGAAGAATTGCAGTTATACTTGTTCTGATATTATTGATGTTCAGATAAATTCCATATTATGCATCAAAACTTGTGACTTCATAATGTTTATATCTATGACATCTCAGTTATTTTCGTGTTAATGAGGTAATGAATCGTGATGTAAAAGACTGACAATGTGAGGTTAGTGTCAGGAGGTGAAAGCATTCCATATAGTTTAATGAGTAGTTAGTAAATAGAAACTAAATTAAAAGGATATTTGAGGGGTTTAATTTTTCTTCCCTTACATGTATACTTCATTTTGTTCAAAAAATTGAATGATATAAAGCAAATACGATGACACAGTATTACAAAAATCAAAGCATGTTTAGAAGATTTTGCTCTGCATTTTAACTATTATTAATATTAAGTGGGCTATTATTAATACCTGGTATTCATAGGAAAGAGTGGTATAATATTAAGATTTTAAATGACATGATATTTTACTGTTAATGCAG includes:
- the KLHL14 gene encoding kelch-like protein 14 isoform X2; this encodes MSRSGDRTSTFDPSHSDNLLHGLNLLWRKQLFCDVTLTAQGQQFHCHKAVLASCSQYFRSLFSSSGGGGHPQPLALGPGAQDGLGLGAPPKEQQQEEPGTPSSSPEDKLLASPRAINNLVLQGCSSIGLRLVLEYLYTANVTLSLDTVEEVLSVSKILHIPQVTKLCVQFLNDQISVQNYKQVCKIAALHGLEETKKLANKYLVEDVLLLNFEEMRALLDSLPPPVESELALFQMSVLWLEHDRETRMQYAPDLMKRLRFALIPAPELVERVQSVDFMRTDPVCQKLLLDAMNYHLMPFRQHCRQSLASRIRSNKKMLLLVGGLPPGPDRLPSNLVQYYDDEKKTWKILTIMPYNSAHHCVVEVENFLFVLGGEDQWNPNGKHSTNFVSRYDPRFNSWIQLPPMQERRASFYACRLDKNLYVIGGRNEAGYLSSVECYNLETNEWRYVSSLPQPLAAHAGAVHNGKIYISGGVHNGEYVPWLYCYDPVMDIWARKQDMNTKRAIHTLAVMNDRLYAIGGNHLKA